GAAATATTTCCAGTTTTTTCCTAACCTGCTCTTTACTCAGCTTCAGCGCCGCGGCGTCAATCAAAATCACTTTGCTGCCCGATTTTTCGGCAATTGCGGCAACATACGCTAGAACGATCGGCGGAGAGAAAGTGAATTCCTCATCAACAACTTTTAGATTTTCCGAAAATCCGTGATGCCGTATGGGGACATGAACAAAAGCGACTTTCATGGTAATTTTAATCTTTCCTTTGCCCAGCCTTCGAGGATTCCGGCTAAAATCGCCGGAGTAAAAAAAGAATTATTCTGTATGTTGCACTCGTTAGTGCAAACACAATTTTTCCCGTCAATGTAATTTCTCACGCTCATAGCCTTCGGAGAAAACCACAACTTTTTGAAGTCATATCCAAAATCCCGCAAATTTCCCATATCAACAGATAACGCCTCGCACGGAAAAACATTCAGATTCGCGTCAATTACGGCGGAAACCCTGCCGGCAAGACACGAAAACGGATACCGCCGGCTTTCTATGATTCTCTTTATCGCCCTGATAACGAACTTTTTATATGCTTTATAAAAATAATTTCCCCGAAGCCCCGATAAAATCAGAGCATATAATTTTTCATACTTTTGAAATTCCACATTTTTAATATCCATGTCAGAGACATTACCGCGTATAAAATTAAGCCCGAACACATCCGGTTTCAATTCTCTGTCAGTAAATTGAAATGCATCCTCAAGATAATCCTCGTTTATTTTTGAAATGGTACAAAGAATTCCCGCCCTAAATCTCCTGTTTTTTTCTTTCAGTGTTTTAAGCAGTTTAAATGTTTCAACGGCCCTCTCGTAACTTCCCTTAACGCCTCTTATCCCGTCATGCACATCCTCTAATCCGTCAATGGAAACTTTCACTATTATCTCCGCTCCCGGGCATCGCTCCAGTATTTTTTGGGTCTCAGAATATATCTTGCGGGGCTCGAAACCGTTTGTCGGAATTGAAATTCTGCTCACTTTATTTTTCAAAATAAATGTTTCGGCGATTTCCGGTAAATCATCTCTCATGAACGGCTCTCCGCCGGTCAGTGTCAGGAAACTAAATTCCCCTAAATTTTCTGAAATTCTTTTTATCTCGGAAAGAGCCGCATCTTCCCCTTTGTTTAATTTATCTTTGTAAAAACAGTGTTTACAGTTAAGCCTGCATTTATTCGTTACAAAAAATGTTATTTGTTCAGGACTAATTTTGCCGTGAAAAATTATTTTCCTGAACCACCGGAATCTTTCACGAATATTTATCAATATCTTCTCCTGAAAACAATATATTCAATTAAAGCGGCGATAACGCCTGAAAAATAAAAAGACATCTCAAATAAAAAGATAAAAAAACACCCAAGTGAAATAAAATAACCCCTATTTTTACAAATCATACTGAAACAATCATAATTTAAAGCCCAAAAAAACGCCAGCGCGCATAATGAAAATAATGCAAACAACTTGCCGTAAAAAATAGACAAACCTGCGCTTAAAAAAAATAACGGGGAAATGAAGACACTTATAATTTCCGGTATAACATCGCGAAACCTGTTAAGTGAAATCGTCACCGGCGCTTTTCCCTCACCTCGTCTCCGCAGTATTAATTTCATCTTTGCTTTTGCTTTATAAAAATCAACCCCTAAAAGTCCGGGCAAAGAGTAGCTTTTCAAATGCCTGACCTTCAAGTTTTTTTCCAGCAGAATTTTATAACCGCTGCCCGCAAGGCGCATCGCAAAATCGGTGTCTTCGGACGCGGCTGTTTTGATTTTTTCGTTAAAGCCGCCGACTTCGTCAAAAACCTCTTTTCTGATTGCAAAACAGAAACTGTTTATTCCCAAAATTTCATTCCGTTTTAATTTAGACAGCTTGTGAAACTTAAAATAATCCCTTGCCAGCGTCGGCAAATTCGCTTTTTCGCTCTCCATATCATAAATCCCCTGAATTACATGAACTTTATTATTTCTCTCAAAAAAATCAGAAACACAGCTCATGGATTCCGGAAAAACAAGAACATCGGAATCAAGAAAAATCAGCGTTTTCCCAGATGAATTTTCCGCACCCGCGTTTCTTGAAGCCGCGGGCCCGCTATTTTCAGCCATCGTAATAACTTTGCAGGGGAATTCTTTCAAAATCCCGGAGCTTGAATCGCTTGAACAATCATCTACCGCAATAACCTCCGTATCAGATGAAATGGATGAAAAAACTGCATCCAAACACCGCCTTATATTTTTTTCGGCGTTAAAGACAGGAATAATAACCGATATTTTTTTCAGAAAATCCCCCTAAATCTTAATATAAGCGGAAGAATTAAGCTTTCCGTTATTTTGTTCAAGGTGAATTTGGATACGCCTTTTGTTCTATTTTCATACACAACAGGAAACTCGCTGATTCTAAAACCGAGCCTTCCCGCTTTAAATAAAATTTCCGGTATCACAGCGGGCCCTTCCGCTTTCAGCGAATCAAGTTTTATTTTATCACAAACTTCCCGCCTGAAACATCTGTATCCCGAAGTGCAGTCAAATACATTTTTTATACCGTAGCTCTTCCTGATGTAAAAATTGGCCAATTTACTCAATAAAACGCGCAAACGCGGTCGGCCGGTTTCACGGCCTCCCGGTATACATCTAGACCCTATCACAATATCGCTCTCCCTGATTTTTGAAAGGAACACAGGAATATATTTAGGATTGTGAGAAAAATCAGCGTCCATTTCTATAATAATTTCCGCGCCTTTTACGAGAGCATACCTGCAGCCGTCAATTCTGGATTTCCCTTCCGACCTCTTTCCACTGCGGACAATAAGATGTATTTTATTTATTTTATTCGCCAAATTACGCACAATATCTTCCGTGCCGTCGGGAGAACTGTCATCCACAATGATAATTTCAAGGTCTTTTTCAATTTTAAAAATTTCTTCTATCAGATCTTTTATGTTTCCCGCCTCATTGTATGTAGGAATCACAATTGCCGTTTTCATACTAATATTTATAGCTCCAAACTTTATTTATTTGAGAAAGAGGGATGACGGTAATATTTTTACCTTGAAATATCAAATGCACTGTTCGAAATATCAATGTATATTTGCGATTCAGGATATATCCAGCGCAAATCTTATTGCTTCGTCAATTTCTTTAATTTTACTTTGGGGAAGGCCTGTTATCTTTGTATCAATTCGCCCTTTTCTTATGGTTATTATTGTATCAAGATTGGCGACACACTTCTTAGGCATACCCTCGGAATGTCCAAGTGAAACTTCAACGGGTATATCTCTAATCGTAGTGGTGATTTCCGCGACAGTAACGGCATTGCGAACAGTGTATGCCGCATCTCTTGAAAGTAAAACAACAGGGCGTCTCCCTATGGGATTGGGCAGATTCGCCCACCAAATTTCTCCCCTGCGCATATTAAAACTCTCCCATGGTTTCAAACGCTGCTTTTTCCACCGCGGCGGCTTCTTTGATATTTTCCGGGTATTTTTTGTATCCGGCTATATACCGCGTTTCTTTTTTAAACTCATCTTCTTTCCGGAAAAAAAAATCTATAATCTGATGAACAAAAGCGCTTCGGGTTATTCCTCTTTCTTTTTTTTCCTGTTCTACTCTTTTAAATTCGTCTTTCGGAATGGTTACAACTAATCTTGCGACATTCATTACCCCCCCCTTTTTTTGAATATAATTTTTATTCTACTATAATTATATCAGAATTTTATTATTTGTCAACTTGCGGCATGCAAATTACACAGTGGTATTTTACTTTATGCCGTAATCCGCGGCAAAGTTCAGACATTCTCTGATTTCTTCAGCTCCTCCCCGCATGATCTCAAAAACATTCAGCATATGCCGTGGTGCCATACGCCGTGGTGCCAGGGGTTGACTCCGCCGCGGCGGATGCGACATTTCGTGACTTATTGCTATCGAAGTGAACAAATCTTCCCAGTTAATTGTACCGCGCCCAGGGACAAGATGACTGTCCTTGTCACCGTCATTATCGTGTATATGGAGCTCTCTCAACTCGGCAGCCATCCCGGAGAGCAAATCGGATTGTGGGGGAGCAAGGTGATAATGCCCCGTGTCCAGACAGAATTTTAAGCCCGGAAATCCGGATTTTTCCCTGACTTCAAGAAGCTCGTCCAGAAAACAGCCCAGATGCCCGGGGAGGGTGTTTTCAAGACATATCTCCGTATTAAACTCCGACGCAAATTCGCATATCTCTTTTAGAGATTCAACAGACGCCGTGAGATGTTTTTTGCGGTTCGCATTTTCCACCGCCCGGCCTATGTGAATAACCGTTGTGCCGCCGGAACCCGTCATAAGAGACAAAGCCAGTATGCTTTTTTCCGTTTCCCTTACGGCGAATTTTCTTTCCCAATTGTCGGGAGAGGAAATGTCCACATCCCTTCCCGGGGAAGTGTGAAGCGTGGCATGAGCCGAGACCGTTTTTATTCCCGCCTTTTTCAGTTCTTTTGCCGCCTTTAGAAAAGATTCCCTGTCATCTATATCCACGCCCGCGCCCCAGGTCAGTTCCAGATTTTCAAACCCGGCCAGCCGCAAAGGCAGAAGCTGACGGTATCCGCCGCCTTTCTCGGCCATCAAAGTCGAAAAGGCAATCATTATAACTGAACTCTCAACATTTTTTTAAGCAAGCCGCAGATAGCCCGCCAGCTGAAAAGATTCCCGGCTGTTCTTTTCTGAGAAATTTCACCGCCGTATATCACATACGCATCATTGATACTTTTTCCGGAAATTTTAAGCCAATAGTTAATGTTTTTAAAATAATCCGCCGAAACCGTTTTCCCTGATTTAATTTCTATGGGAATAATTTTATTGTTCCCCTCGGCGATACAATCTATTTCATGACCTGTTTTATCTCTCCAGAAATATAACGGCGCGTCCAAAGCGCGGTTTAAAAAAAACTTCCTCATTTCCGCTAACACAAAAGTTTCAAAAATTCCGCCTTTCAAATAATGAGTCTCAAGCTGCCCGACGCTGCCTATTCCGAGAAGCGAGCAAAGAAGCCCTGTATCATAAAAATACAGTTTCGGCATTTTCACGAGCCGCTTATTAAAATTTTTGTGATGCGGACGGAGCAAAAAAATAATAAAACTGTTTTCAAGAACAGAAATCCAGGATTTTGCCGTGTTATGGGTAATACCGCAGTCATTCGCCAGCGAGGACAAGTTCAACATCTGCCCTGTACGCGAAGCGCACATTTTCAAAAACGTTCTGAACACGCTTAAATCAGAGATATTTTTCATCAGCTTAACGTCTCTTTCTATGTAGGTTTTGATATAATTACGATACCATTCTGCCGGCGGCGCATTTTTATCATATATTCTCGGGTAAAACCCTTTAAATAAATACTCCTCACAGCCGCCTTGACGAAATTTATCTTTGCTCTCCAATTCCTCCACGCTGAACGGCAGTAATTCATAAATTGCAGCCCTGCCGGCGAGTGTCTGCGTAATGTTCTCCTGTAGCAGAAAATGCAGGGATCCGGTCAAAATAAATTTCCCGGGCTTATTTTCCTCGTCAACAATAGTCTGGATATAAGAAAACAGTTCCGGCGCTCTTTGAACTTCATCCAAGATTACGCCTTTCGGATAATTTCCAAGAAATCCCCGCGGGTCACGCAAGGCAAATTCACGAACATCCAAATCTTCTAACGAAACATAATCCTTGTCACGAAATGCGTCCCTGACCAAAGTTGTTTTCCCCGACTGGCGGGGACCCATAATGGAAACAACCGGATAAAAACGGCTTGCTTGTTGCAATTTGGCTTTTAAAATTCTATTTATCATGGCCATTTATTCTAAATTACTCTGGACAAATTGTCAAATGGATTCTCAATTTGTCCAATCAAAAAAGGAGAATCACACGCATGTATATCGCAGTGTTTCCTTCTGTTTACTCACGACTTTCATCCGTTCGCCTTCTTCTTAAATGACAGAGACAGCGCCTTTTGCGGGCAGGCGTCAACACATTTTCCGCATCTTATACAGTCCTTTGAAATCAGCTCAACCGGAACGGCTATGTTCATCGGACAGATTCTCTCGCAGACCCCGCAATTATCGCATCTGTCATTCAGGCGAAGTTGAAGAAGACTGATTTTATTAAAAAACCCGAGTATCAGCCCCAGAGGACAGACCCTGCAGAAAAAACGCCATATCCTGACCGAAAAAAATATGACAGCCGCGAGGATGGCCATTTTACCCGCCAGGACAAAACCGAATCCGCCGAAGCCCGCCCACAGACCCCAGAAACCGGCCTCAGCCGTGCCGGCCGGACAGATGTATTTACAGAATGCCGGGGCGCCTATGCCGAATTTATTTGTAAAAATCATGGGAAACACCAGCACAAATCCGAAAAGAAAAAGGTATTTAAGATATTTCAGCCATGGCGGGAAAGACAGCTTGAATTTTCTGACAAAGATCAGCTCCTGAAAAAAACCGAAAGGGCACAACCACCCGCAGAAAAAACGCCCCAGAAACATCGCGGGAAGTCCTATCAAACCGAGAATGTAGAGAAATCCCGTAAAACCCTGCCTCAGGCCCAGGGCGAGAAACTGCTGGAGCATCCCCACGGGACAGGCCGTGAGGGCAAAAGGGCAGGAATGGCAGTTCAAAACAGGAATACAGATATTTTTAAGCTTTCCTTCGTAAAGCCCGCCGGTCAAAAAAGTTTTAAAATTACCGTTTATCAGGAAAAGGGAAAGGATCTGGGCAATTCTTCTTTTATGGCCGCTGATCTTTTTTCTTTTCACCGGCTTATTTGAAACCCATGCACTCGAGACAGATATAGCCGGCTATTCCGCCCGTCGCCGCGGGACGGCGGGAGCGAACACCCAGCGCGATAAAGAGTATGAACAGAAGTAACAATGCGGCCCACCGGAAGGCCGAAAAAAAGTGACGTCCCGCATTTTTGTGATATATTTTTGCGGGAAAAATGGGATGTCCTAAATTTTCTGTATTTTCATGGCGCGTTTTCGCGGGCTTGCCCATATTTGTCTTCATTTCTTCCCGCCTTGTCCGTCTTTCCCCGGAAGGCCGAGTTCAGTTTTCATCTCATCCAGCAAAGTCAGCGCCGCCACAGGCTTCATATTATCCGTGTCGGCATTTTTGATCTTTTTAATTATCCCTTCATATCTGCCGTCGTCAAAAAAAGAAAGCTGAGGAGGGGCCGCTGTCTTATCCGTTCTGATATGCTTGTTCTCGAGCTCTTTCATTATATCCCTGGCTCTGGCAACAGCGGAAGGCGGGATTCCCGCCAGTTCCGCCACATGGATACCGTAAGACCGGTCCGCCGGGCCCTTCTCTATCTTGTGGAGGAAGTGGAGCTTGCCCTGCCATTCTTTGACCGCTACGTTGAAATTCTTTATGTTGGGGAATTTTTCTTCCAGCTCTATCAGCTCAAAAAAATGGGTGGCGAAAAGACAGCGGCAATGACGGGGATCGCCGGCTATGTATTCAAGGCATGACCACGCTATGGATATCCCGTCATAAGTTGAGGTGCCCCGTCCCAGCTCATCTATTATGATGAGCGATTTTTCCGTTGAATTGTTCAGTATGTTCGCCGCCTCGTTCATCTCAACCATGAAGGTTGAGGCGCCCTGGACAAGATTATCCCCCGCGCCTATCCTTGTGAAAACCCTGTCGGCAACGCCGATTCTGGCGGAAGATGCGGGAATTGCCCCGCCGGCCTGAGCCATTATAACGCAAAGAGCCGTCTGCCTGATATAGGTTGATTTCCCCGCCATGTTCGGCCCCGTTATGAGCATTACCTGATTGTTTTTTCTGTCAAGATTTATATCGTTGGGCGTAAAAGTTGCGGCGTGGATTTTCTCAACAACGGGATGGCGCGAATCCTTTATGATGATCTCATCGCCGTCATTGACTTCGGGAATGACATAATTTCCCGCGGCCGCGGTTGCGGCGAAAGATCTGGCCACATCTATCCCGGCGAGCTTCCCCGAAAGCTCTTTCAGCGCGCCGAGCTCCCTCCTGACGCTGTCCGATAAGACCTTTCTTGCCTCTTTTTCTATTCCACCGAGCTCTTCTTTCAACATCAGTATTTCGGTTTCTTTTTCTTTCAGCTCATGTGTGATAAAGCGCTCCGAATTGACGAGCGTCTGCTTTCTTATGTAATTTTCCGGCACTTTTCCCAGGTTCACCCTTGTAACATCGATGTAATAGCCGAAAACCGAGTTGAACGAAACTTTGAGCTTGGGTATTCCCAGCCTCCGGCGCTCGGAGTCCTCAAAATCATCTATCCATTCCTCCAGAATCGCGAGCTTCGCTCGGCACTTTTCCATCCGCGGGTCAAAGGAAGGGTCTATGGCCGGCTGGCCGTTCTCATCGCGCGCGAGCGCCTTATCCAGCGTTTCCATCAAACCCGGCAGGAAATTCAAAGCGCCGAAAACACCGCCCTTCAGTTTTTTCTCAATGATCCGGGCGGCTTTCAAAGCGCTCAATATATTCAAGAAATCCGCGAGCCGCCCGCCTGTCAT
Above is a window of Candidatus Omnitrophota bacterium DNA encoding:
- a CDS encoding ATP-binding protein, giving the protein MINRILKAKLQQASRFYPVVSIMGPRQSGKTTLVRDAFRDKDYVSLEDLDVREFALRDPRGFLGNYPKGVILDEVQRAPELFSYIQTIVDEENKPGKFILTGSLHFLLQENITQTLAGRAAIYELLPFSVEELESKDKFRQGGCEEYLFKGFYPRIYDKNAPPAEWYRNYIKTYIERDVKLMKNISDLSVFRTFLKMCASRTGQMLNLSSLANDCGITHNTAKSWISVLENSFIIFLLRPHHKNFNKRLVKMPKLYFYDTGLLCSLLGIGSVGQLETHYLKGGIFETFVLAEMRKFFLNRALDAPLYFWRDKTGHEIDCIAEGNNKIIPIEIKSGKTVSADYFKNINYWLKISGKSINDAYVIYGGEISQKRTAGNLFSWRAICGLLKKMLRVQL
- a CDS encoding glycosyltransferase, with the translated sequence MKKISVIIPVFNAEKNIRRCLDAVFSSISSDTEVIAVDDCSSDSSSGILKEFPCKVITMAENSGPAASRNAGAENSSGKTLIFLDSDVLVFPESMSCVSDFFERNNKVHVIQGIYDMESEKANLPTLARDYFKFHKLSKLKRNEILGINSFCFAIRKEVFDEVGGFNEKIKTAASEDTDFAMRLAGSGYKILLEKNLKVRHLKSYSLPGLLGVDFYKAKAKMKLILRRRGEGKAPVTISLNRFRDVIPEIISVFISPLFFLSAGLSIFYGKLFALFSLCALAFFWALNYDCFSMICKNRGYFISLGCFFIFLFEMSFYFSGVIAALIEYIVFRRRY
- a CDS encoding type II toxin-antitoxin system PemK/MazF family toxin translates to MRRGEIWWANLPNPIGRRPVVLLSRDAAYTVRNAVTVAEITTTIRDIPVEVSLGHSEGMPKKCVANLDTIITIRKGRIDTKITGLPQSKIKEIDEAIRFALDIS
- a CDS encoding polyprenol monophosphomannose synthase; the encoded protein is MKTAIVIPTYNEAGNIKDLIEEIFKIEKDLEIIIVDDSSPDGTEDIVRNLANKINKIHLIVRSGKRSEGKSRIDGCRYALVKGAEIIIEMDADFSHNPKYIPVFLSKIRESDIVIGSRCIPGGRETGRPRLRVLLSKLANFYIRKSYGIKNVFDCTSGYRCFRREVCDKIKLDSLKAEGPAVIPEILFKAGRLGFRISEFPVVYENRTKGVSKFTLNKITESLILPLILRFRGIF
- a CDS encoding sugar phosphate isomerase/epimerase, which translates into the protein MIAFSTLMAEKGGGYRQLLPLRLAGFENLELTWGAGVDIDDRESFLKAAKELKKAGIKTVSAHATLHTSPGRDVDISSPDNWERKFAVRETEKSILALSLMTGSGGTTVIHIGRAVENANRKKHLTASVESLKEICEFASEFNTEICLENTLPGHLGCFLDELLEVREKSGFPGLKFCLDTGHYHLAPPQSDLLSGMAAELRELHIHDNDGDKDSHLVPGRGTINWEDLFTSIAISHEMSHPPRRSQPLAPRRMAPRHMLNVFEIMRGGAEEIRECLNFAADYGIK
- a CDS encoding radical SAM protein, with product MYCFQEKILINIRERFRWFRKIIFHGKISPEQITFFVTNKCRLNCKHCFYKDKLNKGEDAALSEIKRISENLGEFSFLTLTGGEPFMRDDLPEIAETFILKNKVSRISIPTNGFEPRKIYSETQKILERCPGAEIIVKVSIDGLEDVHDGIRGVKGSYERAVETFKLLKTLKEKNRRFRAGILCTISKINEDYLEDAFQFTDRELKPDVFGLNFIRGNVSDMDIKNVEFQKYEKLYALILSGLRGNYFYKAYKKFVIRAIKRIIESRRYPFSCLAGRVSAVIDANLNVFPCEALSVDMGNLRDFGYDFKKLWFSPKAMSVRNYIDGKNCVCTNECNIQNNSFFTPAILAGILEGWAKERLKLP
- a CDS encoding 4Fe-4S binding protein encodes the protein MKRKKISGHKRRIAQILSLFLINGNFKTFLTGGLYEGKLKNICIPVLNCHSCPFALTACPVGMLQQFLALGLRQGFTGFLYILGLIGLPAMFLGRFFCGWLCPFGFFQELIFVRKFKLSFPPWLKYLKYLFLFGFVLVFPMIFTNKFGIGAPAFCKYICPAGTAEAGFWGLWAGFGGFGFVLAGKMAILAAVIFFSVRIWRFFCRVCPLGLILGFFNKISLLQLRLNDRCDNCGVCERICPMNIAVPVELISKDCIRCGKCVDACPQKALSLSFKKKANG
- the mutS gene encoding DNA mismatch repair protein MutS, whose protein sequence is MAGTTPVMGQYEKIKNSYPDCIIFFRLGDFYEMFGEDAREASKILQIVLTSRGGRPMCGIPYHAADNYLLKIISAGRKVAIVEQLEEASKGGKIVDRGVVRVVSPGTLTEEVLSPATNNFILAVSPQKEFFGCVMADISTGEMLARKVQEKDLPGFLKSVDKITEVVYPEGTGLEKYFAPGVFRSPMDKSFFSEYEGRERLKDLFKVKSLAGFDMEEGILLSAAAALLSYLAGTKLDILSSIKSISRIRRGDNLFMDESTIRNLELVEDLTGSSSGATLFGALNRTFTSAGARLLKKRLLSPSRRVEVIRQRQKELALFMDDPGLKDAVGAALSSVKDSERSSSRIAMTGGRLADFLNILSALKAARIIEKKLKGGVFGALNFLPGLMETLDKALARDENGQPAIDPSFDPRMEKCRAKLAILEEWIDDFEDSERRRLGIPKLKVSFNSVFGYYIDVTRVNLGKVPENYIRKQTLVNSERFITHELKEKETEILMLKEELGGIEKEARKVLSDSVRRELGALKELSGKLAGIDVARSFAATAAAGNYVIPEVNDGDEIIIKDSRHPVVEKIHAATFTPNDINLDRKNNQVMLITGPNMAGKSTYIRQTALCVIMAQAGGAIPASSARIGVADRVFTRIGAGDNLVQGASTFMVEMNEAANILNNSTEKSLIIIDELGRGTSTYDGISIAWSCLEYIAGDPRHCRCLFATHFFELIELEEKFPNIKNFNVAVKEWQGKLHFLHKIEKGPADRSYGIHVAELAGIPPSAVARARDIMKELENKHIRTDKTAAPPQLSFFDDGRYEGIIKKIKNADTDNMKPVAALTLLDEMKTELGLPGKDGQGGKK